The window CTCAATAAAGCGTTATATTTCAAAGATCGAGTCCCTTCGTTCTCAACTGGCTAAAATGAACGACGGGATTGACAGGCGGATATCTGAAACTTCTGCATACTCGACATCAGAAGTAGAAAATTTCAAGTCTCAGCTGGGAAAAGAGGTGGTTGCTCTGGTAGCTGATGATAATTCAGAGAAGAAACTGCCTGTAAGGAAACAGTCTGTTAAGAAGCGATCTCTCAAGAAACGGGAGACTGCAGGGGGGAAAAAATCCAAATCGAAACATGCTGGATTAACAGGAACAGACAGGCTGCTGAGAAAAATAGCGAAGATGAGAACAGGGATAGATGATAATATTACTGAAACTGCACGTGTGACCGGGCAAATATTACAACGAAACCGACAGCTAGGGGTGGTTGGTAAAGGATTAAAGCCTGAAGGGTTGACTGCTCAGGAGAGGAACAGTAATCTGTTTACCCAGGAACTGAAACGTATCGAACGTGAAAGGTTGGTTTTTGGGTCTTAAGTCTAGCCTCTGAAATAGTAAGCAGTGGAGTTGTTTTGTGAGAGTTAAAAAGTGTACGCTCTTTTAAGCGCAGGGAGTCTCTCCTCATAATTCGGCTCAGGGAAAGTCTCTGGGCCGATTATTAAAGGGGGGGGGAATCAATTGTGAAGGAAGACCTCTTGTGTGGAATTGAGAACCATTTCACCTTGGCTGCCATCCGGAGCAGTTGCTTCGTTTCAATTTTTTTTGAGAGATTTTTTCAGGGTTTCATTTTTCGTTATTCATCTGATAACAAAAGGGGATATTGTTATCTTTTCAATAGTTTGACGCTGTTCCTGGGAATGGTTTACGGGTTTTACTGTGGCCTGTGTGTGGATTTTTGATTTGTTCTCAGCACCCTGTTCAGCAAGCTGTCTGGTGGGCGGAGAGGGAGTCGAACCCTCACCCCCTTGCGGGGAAGGGATTTTAAGTCCCTCGTGTCTGCCATTCCACCACCCGCCCCTCCAAAGACAATAAATAAAGGCGGCACTGGGATTCGAACCCAGGATAACGGATTTGCAATCCGCTGCCTTAGTCCACTTGGCCATGCCGCCATATTTATGGTAAGGGTACTTGAACGCATATGACGGTGAGATGTTATTGCGTGTCAAATCTGTTTTGTCCCCAAAAACCTATTATACTAAAACCAAATCTTGGTTGCTGGTATCCCCGGACAAAAAGCGCCGAGGACTTGTACTCGCTCAATTTTATCTCGGATTTTATCCGAAAACCATTGTAAGATGAGTATATTTTTGCTGCAGTTGTGTTGAGACAAGGGGTGATTATATAGGAATTGCTTTTTGTGTGTCAAGGTTTTTCCTGTTTTAACTCAATGCAAAAAATAAAATGAAATCGAACGAGCTGGACGACCTCTTGGAAATGATGGATTTTTAACCCGTCTCGAAAAGTCTATAGATAGGTTACTCAAACCCAAAATACCAGGGCGAAAACCAAAGAAAGACAAAAATTAGGTATGATGTCCACTTAAATGCATACTTATGAAATGGTTCACGGGAAAACTTCTCCCTAATATTCCTGATAGTTCGTTGATAGTAATGGATAATGCACCGTACCATAATACCATAGTCAGAGTATTCAGCATCAACAGGATCGAGTTTAAAGGATAAAATTTTGACTTGGTTAGAGTAAAATAAGATTTACTGTAGAGAAGATTGTTTTAAGCCTGAATTGGTCGAAATAATAAAAAAGTTAGCACCTGAGCCTACTTACGTAATTAATGAAATTGCACGCAAACATGGTTACGAAGTCATGAGAACTCCACCTTATCACCCGGAGCTTCAGCCAAAAGAAACTTGTTGGGGCGTAGTTAAAAACCATATTGCCGGAAACTGCAACTTTACAATGAAAAATCTGATTGATCAACTTGAGAATGGATTCGAGCGGGTGACTTCTAAAACATGCGTAAAGATTATTGCAAAAGTGATAAAAACTGAAGATCAATTTTGGCGTGACGGTATAAGGTCGGATGCCTAATGCGCGGGTAAAATAGTAACAATTTGTTTGTGAATAACTATAGTGTGTGAACGAAAACCCTGTGTTCGAACACTAATTATATCGGTGTGAACGTATCGATTATCTGGGCAGTTTCGGTGGCCATTATGAGATAGTTCTTGACGGATGCCGGTACAAAAAGCATCTGACCGTCAGGGAGGGCCTTTGGAATCTCATATTTTTTATCCTTTATAACCAGGTGCGCCTTGCCATGTGTCAGGACCAGAATGTGAAAACTGTCAAGTGTCTGTTTGAACTCTGCACCTCTTTCCAGCCGTATCCGGTGGACTGCGAGCCCCTTATCTTCAAAGCCTCCTGGTAGACGTTCGACAATAACATGCTTTGTCTCTTTTAGAATTACCGGAGGCATTTTTTCTGAAACGTGGGAATGCATCTCTCCTGTTCTATCAATATCGAGCACTCTTTTGGTATCTTTTCTCGGGTATCCGGGAAAGGCATACCTTATCGGGTAGATAGATCCATCTTCGAGTGACTGAGTAGGCCCAGAAATCTGAGGTTCAACCACCTGCACACCGGGGCCTAGTGCGTGCAATGTTTTTGAAGGGATCGCGACAACATCCCCCGGTTCAACATATTGCCTGTTATAGAAGGTGTCAAGCCTCTCTCTGGCCGTGTTCAGCTCTTTCCGCATTTTTGCCAGTTTTGAAGATCCTGGTCTATTGCGGGCAGCTTCCGCAGCGGCAAGTGCAACATCATTTCTCTTGTTAAGCAGGTATTCATCTCCAGAGTGTATTAATAAGTCTATTAGGTTGTTAAGGGCATCTCCATAGAGTAAGAGTGATTTTTTGTAATGCATTGTAACCTCATTACCGTATGATCTTACAGATTCCTGAGAAAAACCAATGATGATCCAGGGTCTTCCACCGGCTGCCACCCTGTCTGTTTCTGTAACTATCCAGAGTTCATTCTTTGAATCGTGAAATTGTACAGACAGTCTCGCTTTGGGGGTTAAAATTTTTACCAGCGGAAGCTGCTTACCATACCGGGAAACCACTTTATCACCCAGAAACTCTTCGGGATTGTGGTGGACAATATCGTACAATGAACATGTGTCATATTCTAGAACAGCGGTTGAACTCCTTGTGGAGTCATCAGCGCCATACCAGTATTCTCCTATACCGTTTACGCCCCAGATTTTCGGTTCTTTATACGGTTTCGTGTAAATGGGCTTTCCGTTCCAACTATTTTTTGCCCCGTTTTCAGAGAATTTCCTGTTTTTGTAAGGTTTCATCAATTCTGTTTTCCTCATAATCCTGTAAGAGTATAAGCTCAGGACGGCTCTGCCTTCAGGGTATTGACACGTCTCCCTACTATCTGTAACCTTCCTTCTGCAAACAAACGTATGGCTTCGGGATAGGCTAAACACTCTTCCATAAACACCTTTTTCGAAACGGTATCAGGTGTGTCTTCATACAGGACGGGTACACTCCTCTGGATTATTATGGGGCCTCTATCGTACTCATTGTCGACAAAATGAACCGTACAGCCCGAGATCTTAACTCCGCTTTCGATCACGGCCTTGTGAACACGGCGGCCATAATACCCTTTACCCGAAAAAGAGGGGATTAATCCAGGGTGGATGTTCATGACTTTGCCAGTGTAATTGTCCGGTATCTTAAAGAGGTGGAGGAAACCGGCAAGAATGGTTAAATCGACTGGATATTTTTCTATCTCTCTGATTATGGTCTTACTAAACTCTTCTGGATTGTCATAGTCGCCATATTCTACAATGGCGACAGGGATGCCGTGCTGCTCAGCTCGTTTTAGGCCGTATGCTTCAGGAGAACTGCTGATTACGACTTTGATGTGTGCATGAAGAGAGCCTTCACATATTTTATCAATCAGATTTTGAAGTGTTGAACCACTTCCCGATATAAGTACTGCTAAATTGATTGCTTTCGACATTCAGTAAGAAAAAAATTTGGATGAAATTCTACGAGGCATATTCTACATTGTCTCATGATAATTGCAACGGGATATTACTGCTGTTTCTCTTTTACCTTAGATTTCTATTTGACATAACTAATTTTTTATAGTTTAATAAACAACTTAATTTTTTGACACTTAACGTTTTGGATTCCCATGAAGATAGCTGTTTCCGGTAAAGGCGGGGTGGGTAAGACTACCTTGGTTGCTGCAATGTCAAAGATATTTTCTGATGATGGTGACAAGGTTATTGCCATAGATGCGGATCCGGATATGAATCTGGCAGCCGCTTTAGGGTTTGGTAATGCTGAGAAGATTACACCGCTTGTTGAGTTAAAGGCACTGATCAGGGAAAGGACAGGTTCAACATCTGAAGAGTACGGAAAGTTGTTTAAACTGAACCCGACAGTGAATGATTTGCCCGAGAAATATTCCGTCGTAATAAATGGGGTGAGATTGATGACCCTTGGTACCATCAAGCGAGGCGGAGGCGGTTGTGCGTGTCCTGAAGGTGTTATGCTGAAGACACTCCTGAACCACTTGATACTGCAGAGAGATG is drawn from Candidatus Scalindua sp. and contains these coding sequences:
- the purN gene encoding phosphoribosylglycinamide formyltransferase; translation: MSKAINLAVLISGSGSTLQNLIDKICEGSLHAHIKVVISSSPEAYGLKRAEQHGIPVAIVEYGDYDNPEEFSKTIIREIEKYPVDLTILAGFLHLFKIPDNYTGKVMNIHPGLIPSFSGKGYYGRRVHKAVIESGVKISGCTVHFVDNEYDRGPIIIQRSVPVLYEDTPDTVSKKVFMEECLAYPEAIRLFAEGRLQIVGRRVNTLKAEPS
- a CDS encoding AAA family ATPase, producing MKIAVSGKGGVGKTTLVAAMSKIFSDDGDKVIAIDADPDMNLAAALGFGNAEKITPLVELKALIRERTGSTSEEYGKLFKLNPTVNDLPEKYSVVINGVRLMTLGTIKRGGGGCACPEGVMLKTLLNHLILQRDEVVLIDMEAGIEHLGRASIGAVTALIVVVEPGKRSVQTAFQIKKLACDIGVKTVLAVGSKVMNDVHKKFLIDALQEIPLLGIISYNDKLIESDLRGEAIFNNNEKLLSDVRGIIKQLKVYIK